In Citrus sinensis cultivar Valencia sweet orange chromosome 4, DVS_A1.0, whole genome shotgun sequence, one DNA window encodes the following:
- the LOC102610192 gene encoding protein root UVB sensitive 3, whose product MEGISEVAKSKQQLIIEEWNGSSSTKLFKTATIFASPSLSIHRSGSRFTHVWSRVLQAFVPEGFPGSVTPDYVPFQVWDSLQGLSTYIRTMLSTQALLSAIGVGEKSATVIGATFQWFLRDLTGMLGGVLFTFYQGSNLDSNAKMWRLVADLMNDLGMLMDLLSPLFPSAFAFVVCLGSLSRSFTGVASGATRAALTQHFALQNNAADISAKEGSQETMATMIGMALGMLLARITMGNPFAIWFSFLFLTMFHMYANYRAVRCLSLNSLNFQRSSILLQQFMETDQVLSPEQVSTMEHVLPMWTTSWISKDKLLHMRVELGVRVSSLGHQEMMDLLHSSAAIYEKAKYLLVERKGIIGAIVHKDASAADVLQSYIHALVVAKMVVGNRSVHWESQSWMDEKYEVFIHKLKSSGWKTEHLLSPSLIWKANWITEPLDKKID is encoded by the exons ATGGAAGGTATAAGTGAAGTAGCAAAATCAAAGCAACAGCTGATAATCGAAGAATGGAATGGATCATCTTCAACCAAGCTCTTCAAAACCGCTACAATTTTCGCATCTCCGTCTCTCTCCATTCACAG ATCCGGTAGTCGTTTTACGCATGTCTGGAGCCGAGTTCTCCAAGCTTTTGTACCTGAG GGTTTTCCTGGCAGTGTGACTCCAGATTATGTCCCATTTCAAGTATGGGATTCTTTGCAG GGCCTTTCGACATACATTAGGACCATGCTTTCTACTCAA GCTCTTTTGAGTGCCATTGGCGTTGGTGAGAAATCAGCTACTGTTATCGGTGCAACATTTCAG TGGTTTTTGAGGGATCTTACTGGAATGCTTGGAGGTGTCTTGTTCACATTTTATCAG GGCTCAAATCTGGATAGCAATGCTAAAATGTGGCGTCTGGTCGCAGATCTTATGAATGATCTTG GGATGTTGATGGACCTTCTTTCCCCTTTGTTTCCTTCAGCTTTTGCATTTGTTGTTTGCTTAGGGAGCTTATCAAGATCATTCA CTGGTGTTGCAAGTGGAGCTACTAGAGCTGCTTTGACACAGCATTTTGCCCTCCAGAATAATGCTGCTGATATATCTGCCAAG GAAGGGAGCCAAGAGACAATGGCAACAATGATTGGCATGGCTCTGGGGATGCTTCTTGCTCGCATTACAATGGGAAACCCCTTTGctatttggttttcttttctctttctaacAATGTTTCATATGTACG CAAACTACAGGGCTGTCCGATGCCTTTCATTGAATTCATTAAACTTTCAGAGGAGCTCAATTCTTTTGCAGCAGTTCATGGAGACTGACCAAG TTCTCTCTCCGGAGCAGGTCTCTACCATGGAGCATGTTTTGCCAATGTGGACTACTTCATGGATCTCAAAGGATAAGTTACTGCACATGCGGGTAGAATTAGGTGTGAGGGTTTCTTCACTTGGTCACCAAGAAAT GATGGACCTGCTACATTCCTCTGCTGCTATTTACGAGAAAG CAAAGTACTTGCTAGTGGAGAGGAAAGGGATCATTGGAGCTATTGTACATAAAGATGCAAGTGCTGCAGATGTCCTGCAGTCATACATTCATGCCCTTGTTGTGGCAAAGATGGTGGTTGGAAACAGATCTGTACACTGGGAAAGCCAATCATGGATGGATGAAAAGTATGAAGTTTTTATTCACAAG CTGAAGTCATCAGGTTGGAAAACTGAACATCTTCTATCTCCCTCTCTCATTTGGAAGGCAAATTGGATCACTGAGCCGCTAGATAAAAAGATTGACTAG